The nucleotide sequence ATTACAGAAGCTGGAGATGGTATGAAAAGTAGAGAAGAACAATTTAGATCCAAAACCAGTTACGCTCTTACCAAGGCTAAAGAATATTAGAATCCCACCAATAAATTCTATGGTAAACGTGATGAGCAATATCTTTTTCATAGCAGAGAATACTTCTCCTATCTTTTCTGAATTTGTCATATCACGCATCATAAGTTGCGTCTCATAACTACTTTGTCCTCTAAAGAAATAACTAAAATAAGTTGCAAAGGTCATGATACCGATACCTCCCAATTGTATCAACACTAGAATAATGGTTTGTCCGAATTGAGTGAAATAGCTTCCGGTATCTACAACTATCAATCCTGTAACGCATACTGCACTTGTAGATGTAAAAAGAGCATCTATAAGAGATATTCCAGAATGAGTGGCATTAGGTAGTAACAGGAGGAAAGTACCAATTAAGATAATTCCAAGGAAACTAGTAATAAACAGTTGTGCCGGATTAAAATACTGTGTTTTAAAATCTAATCTCAATGAAGAAAATTCTCTAATAAAATAGAGAAAGACTGCCAAGTATAGCCATCCTTTTTTATTGAAGAATCCAAGGTCTGCTACCAGTAGATCTGTCCTTATGATTATTAGGAATACAAACAATGTAAGTATAATAATATCTATTACTTTTACCTTGAAGCCGGGGTGCTTGCCAGAGAAGATATATCTTAAACCAATAGATATGCAGCCAACAAAAAGTGCTGAAAGATACATTGTAATTAAACGCTGTGCTGTAGTATCACTTTTTTGAAACCCCAAGTCGTAAAATACAAGAATTACGGAGATAAGACTCAACCAGAACGATATGCGCTGAATGATATGCGTAAATCTAGGCGACCATTGAAAAGACTGGATATTCTCTATCATTTTCATCTTAACCGATTTCCTTTGAAAGTATTTGATCTTCTAGAACTAAAGAATGATCAAAATTGTTTGTGTGATTTGCTACTAACCTAAGAGTAGTAGATATAAATAGCTGATAAAAAGAATTTAATAGAGTATTTAAAGAATCAGAAATATTCAATGCATGAATCATTTAGAATTACATGCAAAATTAAGTAAACTAAAAGAAGTAATTAGTTAAGATTTGAATTTATTACTGTTTCCTCCTCAATAAGATGTTGTTTGCAATAATATAAGGGATATAGCAATGTTATATATTTATTATTAGAATAAAAAAACCGCCTAGATTGCTCTAGACGGTTATAAAATATTATTGAAGTGGTTTAAATATCTTCAAAACTAATATCTGTAAATTTATCTGGAGAAGTGCTAGAATGAGATTCTACTTCTTCTTCCTGATATTCTTTTTTGAAATCTTTTTGGTGCTTATCGCTAATTACTTCTTCACCTTTTTCTTCCACTATGTAATCTGTCATTTCATTAAGGATCTCTGTGAATCCTTCAAAATCTTCTTTATACAAGTAAATTTTATGTTTTTTGTAATGAAAAGATCCATCAGCATTCGTGAATTTCTTACTTTCTGTAATAGTAAGGTAATAATCATCTGCCTTGGTAGCTCTCACATCAAAAAAATAAGTGCGTCTTCCTGCTCGTAATACTTTAGAGAAAATCTCATCTTTCTCCATCATTCCATTTTCACTCATAAAATAAATCTTTATAGTTTTTTTAAAGTACGCCCAAAAATCTAAAAATTTTTAACATTTCGCAACAAATTTTCACATTTCTTTTTCACTTAGCTGTTTTGCGTAGAGCTCTTTGTAATAACCATCAATCTCTATTAACTTTTGATGAGAACCTTGCTGAACGATTTCTCCATCTTCAAGAATTATAATATTGTCTGCATTTTTAGCAGAAGATATTCTATGACTAACAATTATAGTGGTCTTATCTTTAGATATTTTGAAAAGATTATTTAAAATTTCCTCTTCAGTTTCTGTATCTACAGCAGATAAACAATCATCAAAAAGAAGAATTTGAGGATCATGTATAATTGCCCGTGCAATTGAAACTCGTTGCTTCTGTCCTCCAGAAAGTGTAATTCCACGTTCGCCGAGTACAGTGTCATAACCATGTGTAAAGCCTTTAATGTTTTTATGCACTGCTGCATTTTTTGCAGCTTCAATTACTTCTTCATCTGTAGCAGTGGTTTTTCCAAACCTTATGTTATTCTTAATAGAATCACTAAATAAAAATGCGTCTTGGGGCACGTAACCAATAGAATTTCTTAAACTATATAAGTTTAGATCTCTAATGTTCTTTTTATCAATAGCTATTTCTCCTGTTTGAACATCATAAAGTCTTCCTATTAATTCTAAGATAGTAGATTTCCCGGAACCTGTTTTACCTATAATTGCTAAAGTCTCACCTCTATTAACGCTAAAAGAAACATTTTTAAGAGCCGTAATATTTGTATCTTCATAAGTGAAGCTCACATCTTTAAACTGAATATCACCATTGATCTTAGAAACTGTTGGTTCTAAATTCTTTATTTGAGGTTCTTCCTTTAAAAATTCATTGATACGTTTTTGAGAAGCTTCTGCTTGTTGAACTATAGAGGTAACCCAACCTACAGTGGCAACAGGCCAGGTAAGCATATTCACATATAGCAGAAATTCTACTATCACTCCAATATTTTCAATTTCTCCATTAATTACTTGCCTTCCTCCAATAAAAATAACCAAGGTGTTACTAAGACCTATTAGCAGTACCATCATAGGGAAGAAAAAGGCTTGAACCTTTACCAGATCCAGATTCTTTTCTTTACTCCCGTTAGATAATTCAATAAAATTAGAATTTGTTTGCTGTTCTAAGCCGTAAGATTTTATTACAGAAATTCCGCTAAAGCTTTCTTGTGTAAATGTGTTTAATTTTGAAAGGTATTGTTGTACGATGGTACTTCTCTTATGAATGGCAACGCTTAATTTATAGATAGCGAAAGAAAGAATAGGTAAAGGAGCTACCGTATATAAAGTAAGAAGGGGTGCTGTTTTTACCATATACCAGATCACAATAATAAAAAGCGTTAGAGTGGTAACACTATACATAATTGCCGGTCCCAGATACATTCTTACTTTGGAGACATCATCACTTATTCTATTCATTAGATCTCCCGTACGATTCTGTTTGTAGAAATTTAATGAGAGTCTTTGGTATTGATTGTAGACTTCATTTTTAAGATCGAATTCCATGTGTCTGGAGATAACGATAAAGATCTGTCTCATTAAAAATGTAAAAAACGCAGAAACAAGGGTGGCGCCAATTATTAAAGTGATATTATAAAAAAGTTCACTTCTTAATATGGCTGCATCGGTAATTTCTCCATTTACATATTTTTCTATAGTGCTGGTGGAATTACCAATAAATTGAACCGGATACAGTGCAAATATTCTGGCAACAACGGTTATAAGTAGGCCTAAAATTAATTTCCACTTGTATTTAAGGAAATATTTATTGAGGTGCTGTAATTCTTTCATTTAAAAAACTTAATTCAATTCTTGTGAGATTCGCAATTTATGTCGGCATTTTTTCCCATAACTTAAAATATTAATTATTTTTGTAGTCTGATTTTCAGAAAAACAAAAAAATTTAAATCTTAAATTTTCAATTTATGCAGGTTGACGTTTTAAACGCAAGTGAACTTAAAAAAGCTGCACCGGTATTCGGACAGCTATCCTTTGACAACCACGAGCAAGTGGTTTTTTGCAACGACAAAGATACAGGTTTAAAGGCAATAATTGGTATTCATAATACGGTTTTAGGTCCTGCTCTTGGAGGTACTAGAATGTGGAATTATAGCACTGAGTGGGAAGCGTTGAACGATGTTCTTAGACTTTCTAGAGGTATGACGTTTAAAAGCGCTATAACCGGATTGAATCTTGGTGGTGGAAAAGCAGTTCTTATAGGCGATGCTAAAACACAAAAGACACCAGAACTTATGCGAAAATTTGGAGAATTTGTACATTCTCTAAGTGGTAAATATATAACTGCAGAAGATGTAGGAATGGATACAGAAGATATGGATACAGTAAGAGAGGTTACTCCTTACGTAACTGGTATCTCAGAATCTAAAGGGGGTGCAGGTAATCCATCTCCAATTACTGCATATGGTGTGTATATGGGAATGAAAGCTGCTGCTGGATTTAAATATGGAAGTGATAAATTAGAAGGGAAAAAGATATTAGTGCAAGGTATTGGGCACGTTGGAGAAACTTTGGTAGACTATCTTGTAAAAGAAGGTGCGCAGGTTTTTATTAGCGATATCAACCAGGCTAGATTGCAAGAAGTAAGTGCACAGTACGGAGCCAGTATTTTTGTGGATGATGTATATAGTGCAGATGTAGATATTTACGCTCCTTGTGCTTTAGGGGCTACAATTAATGATGATACTATTAATAGAATTAAAGCAACTGTAATTGCAGGAGCTGCTAACAATCAATTAGCAGATGAACTTCGTCATGGTAAGATACTTCAGGATAAAGGCATCGTATATGCTCCAGATTTCTTGATCAATGCAGGTGGAATTATAAATGTTTATGCTGAATTAGAAGGATACGATAAAAAAGAGATCATTCGTAAAACTGAAAATATCTATAATACAACCATGGAGATCTTAAAGACAGCGTCTTCAAAAGATATTACCACACATTTGGCTGCATTGAAAATTGCACAACAGCGAATAGATGACAGAAAAAGCCAGAATTTGAACTAACAAGTTTGAAATAAATACTATTTTTGCAAGGCGAAAGAAATCTCTTTCGCCTTGCTAATTTTATAAGTTCTTTTACACCTATGTTAACCAGAAGACATATCCGAGTTAAAGTAATGCAATCCCTATATGCATTCACCCAAAGCGATAATCAAAATTTCAATACGGAGGAGAAGTTCCTTTTAAAAAGTATGGATGAAATGTATGATTTATTCCTGCTTATGTTAAAATTGATCACCGAGATCAAGGTATATTCAGAAGACTATCTGGATAAATCTCAAAGAAAATTTCTGGCTACTAAGGAAGAAATAGATCCCAACAGAAAATTTATTAATAATAAAGTTATCCAGATCCTGGAGAATAATATCAATTTTAAAGAAGAAATTGAGAATAGGAAGCTAAACCACTGGAGCAAAGATAGTGAGTATGTAGCTCTTCTTTGGGAGGAGATCATGAATAGCTCAGCTTTTGAAAGTTATATGGCTACCAGAGAGTCTAGCTTTAAAGAAGATAAGGATTTTGTGATCTTGCTTTTAAAAGAATTTATTGCTCCTAATGATAAGTTGTATGATTATATAGAAGATACAAAATTAACTTGGTTAGATGATCTTCCTTTAGTGAATACGGCGATCCTAAAATTCCTTAATAAACTTAAAGAAGGTGCTTTAGAAGAGACAAAACTACCTAAGTTGTTCAAGTCTCCTGAAGATAAGGAATTCGGGATTCAATTATTTAGAAAAGTTTATCTAAATGATGATGAATTAACCAATGAAATGGAAGGCAAGACTCCAAATTGGGACAAAGAGCGAATAGCAGAGATCGATACCGTTCTTATTAAGATGGCTATTTGTGAATTCTTACATTTTAATTCTATTCCTGTTAAAGTTACAATTAATGAATATTTGGAGGTTGCTAAAGAATATAGCACCCCTAAAAGCAGCATTTTTGTGAATGGAGTTTTAGATAAATTATCTAAAGAGTATCAGGAAGGAAAGAGATTAAATAAAATGGGTAGGGGATTGATGTAGTTTAGAATTTTTGTATTTTTAACGTTCAATTTAAATTAACTAATTATGAAGAAAGGTATCTTATTGATAGCAGCCTTTGGAGCAATGATTTTTACCTCCTGTAAAGATGATGCCTCTAGTAAGGTAAAAGCAGAAAATGTAGAGACAGCTGCAGAACGTGATGCAGAGCAGGTGTACTATCCTGAAATGAAATTCGAAGAAGAAGAATTTGACTTTGGAAATATCGCAAAGGGTACTAATGTAGAGCATGTCTTTAAATTTACCAACATAGGTAAAGCTCCGCTGGTAATTACAAATGCAACTAGTACATGTGGTTGTACTGTGCCTTCTTATCCTCACAACGAATCTATTGCTCCTGGAGAGCAAGGAGAAATGACCGTTCTATTTAATGGATCTGGTCAAGGTCAGGTAACAAAAACAGTAACCGTTTCTGCAAATACAGAAAAAGGTTCAGAACAATTAAGAATCAAAGCTTTCGTAGAATCTGATGGGACTAACCCAGAAGGATAAAAGCTTCTAAATAAATTTATGGAACAGATAACGCAGTTTGCCCCAATAATACTAATGTTTGTAGTGGTGTATTTTTTTATGATACGTCCACAAATGAAAAGAGCTAAACAGGAAAAAAACTTTGCAGCAGCTCTTAAAAAAGGAGATCGTGTAGTTACTAAAAGTGGTATGCATGGCAAAGTGATTGATTTTAGCGAAAAAAATAACACTATTATTATTGAAACCGGTGCAGGTAAAATTACTTTTGATCGTTCTTCAGTTTCTATGGAGATGAGCAAGAAGATGAATGAACCTGCTGTTATTGAAAAAAAATAAGAAAACTTTGCTCTTATTTTATATAATAAAAAGGCTGCCTGATAATTCAGTCAGCCTTTTTTATGCAAATTAACTAAGTAACCAAATCTAGTGCATTCCTGAGGTATCTACTTTCCCCGCACCTTTCTTTATCAATAATACAAACGGTACACAGACTAAGAATAGAAGCCCCAAGTAAAGAAAAATATCCATGTAAGAGAGCACTGTACTTTGTAAGGTTACAGAACCATCCAATACCTGATATGCTCTTGCTAAAGATTCATTAGCGCTAAAGCCTTTGCTCATAAACATTTGTTGAAGCCCGCTAATTCTTTGCTGAACACTAAATTTCATGGCGTCTATATTTGGAATAAGATCTACTCTATGTTGTTGAGAGAGTCTGGCAATCATAGTGGTGATAATAGCTATTCCAAAAGATCCTCCTAATTGTCTCATCATCCCTGTAAAAGCAGCACCTTCTCCAATATCTTTTCCTTTAAGTGTAGAAAGAGATAGGGTGGTAATTGGTACAAATAAAAGTCCCAAACCAACTCCTCTCACTACTAAAGGCCAGAACATTTGTTCTGAAGAAGTGTCTGGAGTAATTAAGGTAAACATCCAGAAGCTATACAAAAAGAAGATACTAAATCCTGCAGCTACTAAATATTTCTGCGACACCCCTCGCTCTATTAACTTACCAATTATAGGCATCATAATACCCGTAGTAATAGAACTTGGAATAAGTAATAATCCGGCATCTGTAGCGGTCCAACCTAAAATAGATTGCGTGTATATAGGAATAATAAAGGTAGAGCCATACAAACCAAAACCTAAGATAAAGGTCATGATGGTTCCAACTCTTAAATTACTATTCTTCAAAACTCTAAGATTCACGATAGGATGCTCGTAGGTAAGCTCCCTCCAGATAAAAAATATCAGTCCAAAAACGGAAACTACACTTAAGATCACTATTAATGGTTCTTGAAACCAATCATCTTGCTGCCCGTGTTCTAAAACAAATTGTAAAGAGCCAATAAATGAAGTTAAGAATACAATTCCCCACCAATCTACCTGACTTGCTTTTAATTTATCTCCGTACTTAGGGCTCTTCACATAGATTAAAGTTAAGAATGTAGCTATTATTCCTATTGGTATGTTGATATAAAAAATATACGGCCACGAAAAATGGTCTACAATATACCCTCCTAGTGGCGGCCCTAAGGTAGGGCCAACAATTACGCCCATTCCATAAATGGCTTGCGCCATTCCTCTTTTGGCAGCAGGATAACTTTCTGTTATAATGGTTTGTGCAGTCACTAATAAGGCTCCTCCACCCATACCTTGAATGAACCTAAAGGCTACTAGTTCCCAGATATTTGTTGCATTTCCACATAAAAATGAGGATACTGTAAATATCACTATAGAAGCTGCAAAGTAATTACGTCTACCAAATTGCTTGGAAAGCCAACTAGTCATAGGAATAATAATTACATTGGCAATGGCATAGGCAGTAATTACCCAGGCCACATCTGTAAGAGTAGCACCTAGACTTCCCCTCATATCGTTAAGGGCCACGTTTACTATTGTAGTATCTACAATTTCTAGAAGCGCACATAAAATGGCGGTTATGGTAATGATCACCCTTCTAAAACCGTATTCTACTAAACTATTTTCTTCCTCTTGCATAACTTATTTTACATGTACATCTACTAAAACATTCATTCCAGAACGAAGTTTTTTCATTTGCTCTGCATCATTTGTATCTGTAAAATCAATTTTAACAGGTAGTCTCTGTACAGTTTTCACAAAATTTCCCGTAGCATTATCTGGAGGTAAGAGAGAGAATTTTGCCCCAGTAGCAGGAGAAAATGCAGTAATAGTTCCTTCAAATTCCATATCTGGATAAGCATCTACTTCTATTCCTACTTTCTGGCCAATAGCCATTTTATCTAACTGAGTCTCTTTAAAGTTTGCTACAACCCATTTTTCTGAAATATTTACCAAATAGAATAAAGCTTGTCCTGGTTGAACAAACTGTCCTGGTTGAATGTCAACTTCTGAAAGCTGACCATCAATAGGAGACGTTACAATTGTATAATCTAGATTTAACTGAGCCGCATCTAACATTGCCTGTGCACTTTGAATATTAGCTTCAGCCACAGATACCTGTTTCTTAGATATCTCTGTTTGAGACATCGCAGCGTTACGCTGACTTGATGTTGCTTTAGACTGACTCTTTAAAATCTCTAATCTACTTTCTGCTTCTTGCTTGGCAGCTAACGCCTGCTCATATTGTTGCTCTGTTATAGAATGATTTTCAAAAAGATTTTTGTAACGATCAAAGTCATTAGTAGTTCTCCATAAATTGATCTTTGCAGTTTCAATATTTCCCTGTGCCGTATTTACCTGTGCGTTAGATGCTGCAGCATTTGCCTGATAAGACCCTATGCTTGCCTCAGAAACGCTAAACTGGCTTTCTGCTGCAGCCATAGATGCTCTTGCCTGCTGTAACTGCACCTTATAATCTCTATTATCTATAACAAACAAAGTATCTCCTTTTGATACCTTTTGATTATCTGTAACATATACCTTTTCTATATAACCGCCTACATGAGGAATTATCGGATTCATATTTGCAGCTATCTGCGCATCATCTGTCTCTTCGTGAGATAATGAGTGAATAAATTTATAACCTCCATAAACAACTCCAACGGTTACTAATACAGCGATTATAATTATAAATTTCTTGTTTGATTTTTTCTTCTCTTCCATTTTAGTAAAATGATTATTAGTTGTTGAATTGATTTGTTAGTGTTCCCTGAGCGGTTAATAGCTCGTAATATTTTTGAGTGATATCTGCATTGGCGTAAGCTAAATTCATTTTAGCTTGTAATTGATCTATATCTGCTTCTAAAAGATCATTAGTATCTACTAATCCATTATCATATTTATCTTTAAGAATTCTGTAGTTTTCTATTGCCTGCTCTTCAGACTTTGTATATACCTCGTATTTCCTTAGAGAAAGTTTGTAATCTTGTTTGGCATTTTCTATTTGCAACTTCACTTTATCAGATACCATGTCTATAGTGTATTGAAGTTCTTCGGCTTTGCTTTGAGCTACTTTTACATCACTTTCATTTTTAAAAATATCAGCTAGATTATAAGACAAGCCAACGCCAACATTAATTGCATTGTTTACAGTAAGTGCGTTATGAAGATCCAGATTGGTATATCCACCTACCAACGCAATGCTAGGATAATACTTGCTTTTTGCCATTTTGATCTGGTTTTCTGCAGCTTTTTCTTGATACGTCAGCGCTTCCAGATCACTTCTGGAAACCATCCCTTTTAAATTAGAAGGAATAACATTTCCGAAATTAGTATCTTGAGTATTGATTTTAGTTGCTTCCGGCAACTTCAACATGACATTTAATTTGTAATTAAGAATATTGCTGTTTTTTTTAGCTTCTTCTAAACTTAGCTGAATGTTAGATTCTTGTAGCTGTGCCTTTAATAAATCATTTCTGGCTAACAGACCATTCTCTTCCATAGCAGTAAAATCTTTTACACGTAGATTGGCACTGTTTAGATTCTCCTCTATAATTTCAATTGCCTTTTGCGCTTTATATAAATTGATATAATCTATTATGGTATATAGCGCTATTTGCTCCTTATCGTTCTGTGCATTAAGAGAAGCAGCCTTTAAATTATTTTCGCTTGCTTTTACCGCATTCTTTAGTTTGAAACCTGAAAATAGAGGCAGCGACATATTGGCCTGTGCCAATAATAATTGATTCACATCTGGAGTTGGGGTAGGCTCTGAAGCAGAACCTTCTGAAGTAGTTGCAGCAGGAAAATCTATTTCTGCTCCGGTTAAATACTGATATTGTCCGGAGATCTTAAGATCTGGATACTGAAGATTTTTTGTTACCTGAAGCTCACTCTCTGCCGTATTTACTCGGGAATTCGAAATTTTTGCTTCATCGCTATTGGTGAGGGCTAAATTTACTGCCTGCTCTAAAGATAGGGATTTACCTTCCTGCGCACTTGCAGAAGCAATTCCTAAACATAGAATTGCAGAAAGGAAAAAATGTTTAATTTTCATAAGTCAATAATGCTTTTATGGTTTTCTGAATATGTTGGGTTAGGGTAGTGTGTACATAGTTATCTAAAGATGCTTCATCTGTAATGTTATGTAGCACTTCAAAGAATCTGAGGTTATAATAGAAATTAAAATAAGTACCTAAAATTGTGGGTACAGTAAGCGGTATATTTAGATCTTTAGAAAAAACACCTTCTTTTTGTCCCTTAATTACAAATTCCTCAATGACCTTATAATTAGACAATTTCTGATTGATGTAATTTTTGAAATCTATTTTTCGGGTGTCATTTGAGTATTCAAAATGAATGATCTTGTACATTCTTCTGTTGTGATGAACTCTTCTTATAATAAGTGCTACCACTTCATCTACCTTTTCCAACGTTGAATTCTCTATAGAAAGAACAGTATCTAATTCCATTCTAAAATCTGCAGATCTATATATGAGCATAGCCTCTAAGAGTCGCTCTTTAGAACCAAAGTAATAGGAGATCATTGCCACATTTACCCCTGCTTCCTTGGCTATTTGCCTCACCGAAGTACCTGCAAAACCATTCTCTGCAAATAGTTTCTCTGCTTCAGTTATAATTTGAATCTGCTTATCGTTTAATTCCATAGAATCTAAATTTCGAGCACAAAGTTAAACAATTGTTTAAATTAAACGTTTGTTTAAATTAGTCTTTTTTATGATTTAACACTAAAAGGTTTTCGGAGGATAGTAAAGCACTGTGCTATAAATGACCTGATCGCATATTCGCTGGTAAATATTAACAATCATTTAGAAGCCTTTCCCTTTAATCTTTGTGTAATTGTTCTATTTTAAGCCTCGATCACAAATAATTATAATGTCAGAAGAAAAAGACCAAACTCATTGTGTAGATGCACCCTATAAGATCTCCTTTTCTGGGTGGAAAAAAATAATCATAGAAGTTAAGAATGAGATTGCTGCAGATAGTGTAGGAATTGTTTCTGCGGGTGTTGCGTTCTATGCATTTTTGGCCATTTTCCCAGCGATTATGGCTTTAATATCTATTTATGGATTAGCAACAGATCCTCAACAAATAGAGCAGGAGTTATCCAAACTGGCGGCTATGATGCCGAAGCAGGCTTTTTCTTTACTAAAGGATAGAGTAGAAATATTTCTCTCTACCCCAGGAACCACTTTAGGATGGGGTACCGCAATTGGTATTTTATTTAGTATTTGGAGTTCTAATAAAGGAACAAAATCTTTGTTCGAAGGTATAGATATAGCATATGATACTGTAGAAAGTAGAGGCTTCTTTAAGCAAATTTTAATGGCTATAATCTTTACCATATTTGGAACCATTCTCTTATTAATAAGTTTAGCTTTTATAGTGGTATTTCCTACTGTAATGCATAGGCTAGGACTGCCCGAGGGTACAGAAAATATAATAGCATTCTTAAGGTGGATTGTTTTGGCAGTAATAGTAACACTATTTCTGTGCCTGATCTATCAATATGCCCCAGCAAGAAAAAAACCAGAGCTTAAATGGGTGGTAACAGGAGCTATATTTTCTACTGTAGTCTGGTTACTTGCTTCTTGGGGATTTTCATTTTATGTGAGCAACTATGGAAATTATGGGGAAGTATATGGATCTATTTCTGCAGTGGTAATTCTAATGTTATGGTTATATATCACTTGTTATATCATCTTACTGGGAGCAGAAATCAATTCTGAAATAGATGATTATGTTCACCCAGATTCTATTGCAGATTATAAAGTTGAAAAAAAGAACTAATTGAGCTTAAAATATATTCAATAAGGAAAAGCCACCTCAAAAGGTGGCTTTTTATGCTTTAATCTTTTACCTGAAAAACTATGGGTAATGAGTATGAGACCGAGACTGGCTTACCTCGTTGCTTTCCCGGCTCAAAATGTGGCAGGGATCTTATAACTCTAATTGCCTCTGCTTGTAATTTTGGATGCTGTGCTCTAGACTGAATGTCTACCACATTTCCATTTTTATCTATATTGAACATTACGTAAACTTTATTGATTCCAGATAGTCCTAGATTATTACCAATATCTCTGTTGAAATTTGCATTTACATAATCAGATATTTTTTCACTCATACATGTTTTACGCTTTTCATTATTTGAATAGCGCTCACACCCAGGGAAAATAGGGACATCTTCTATAACTTTAAAAGAGTAGTGCTCTATTTCCTCTTTCGGTTTTATTTCAATAATATCAACAACATCAACTATACTTGGTGATTCTACTGTTTGCTGAATATTATTCGTAGGTACTTCTTCACTATCATCAATGATGGCTAAAATATCATCAGATTTAATTGCCTTTGGAATTGGGGGTACTGCGCGATCTACAAATACCGTTATTGGAATTTCTTCTTCTATCAACTTATCCATTACTATCTCTTTGGAAGCTTTTTCAATAGGATAATAGCTCTTCCATTCTACTAAAAAATAACATAATAGGAGAACAACGATTAGCCCTATTTGTAAGAAAAATACAGATCTTTTTCTAAGATCTGCCGTAGCGTTTTTTTTAAATTCCATAGGTTATAAGTTTATAAGTTAATATTTTTTATTATTACCAATAAACATGCCTAAGAGTTATAGTTTTTATTATCTATTATGTGTTTTCTTCAGAGATAATTTTATTTAAAAAAAATTTTATGAATGAATTAGTATTTTATTTCATTTGCTATTCTTAGTTGAGAAAACAATTAAAAGCTATTTATTAAAATGATATCAAAAAAAACGCAACCATATTAAATATGATTGCGTTGTATTCTAAT is from Gillisia sp. Hel1_33_143 and encodes:
- a CDS encoding TrkH family potassium uptake protein, with amino-acid sequence MKMIENIQSFQWSPRFTHIIQRISFWLSLISVILVFYDLGFQKSDTTAQRLITMYLSALFVGCISIGLRYIFSGKHPGFKVKVIDIIILTLFVFLIIIRTDLLVADLGFFNKKGWLYLAVFLYFIREFSSLRLDFKTQYFNPAQLFITSFLGIILIGTFLLLLPNATHSGISLIDALFTSTSAVCVTGLIVVDTGSYFTQFGQTIILVLIQLGGIGIMTFATYFSYFFRGQSSYETQLMMRDMTNSEKIGEVFSAMKKILLITFTIEFIGGILIFFSLGKSVTGFGSKLFFSTFHTISSFCNAGFSTLANSLYEPGFRFNYPLHIILALLFILGGLGFPIVLNVYTYFKHLIINRVLPLRKNERCLHRPWVINMNTRIVLLSTFVLLIGGSIGFYALEYDNTLAAHTEFGKIVTAFFGAATPRTAGFNSIDYADLRFGTLMLIFLLMWIGASPASTGGGIKTSTFAIATLNFFSLAKGKDRIELYKREIADISVRRAFAIISLSLMVIGIAISLIVSFDSDQNLLKIAFECFSAYSTVGLSMGITSALSDPSKMVLIATMFIGRVSMLTILIAMLRRVRHLNYKYPTEEILIN
- a CDS encoding PUR family DNA/RNA-binding protein, translated to MSENGMMEKDEIFSKVLRAGRRTYFFDVRATKADDYYLTITESKKFTNADGSFHYKKHKIYLYKEDFEGFTEILNEMTDYIVEEKGEEVISDKHQKDFKKEYQEEEVESHSSTSPDKFTDISFEDI
- a CDS encoding ABC transporter ATP-binding protein; this encodes MKELQHLNKYFLKYKWKLILGLLITVVARIFALYPVQFIGNSTSTIEKYVNGEITDAAILRSELFYNITLIIGATLVSAFFTFLMRQIFIVISRHMEFDLKNEVYNQYQRLSLNFYKQNRTGDLMNRISDDVSKVRMYLGPAIMYSVTTLTLFIIVIWYMVKTAPLLTLYTVAPLPILSFAIYKLSVAIHKRSTIVQQYLSKLNTFTQESFSGISVIKSYGLEQQTNSNFIELSNGSKEKNLDLVKVQAFFFPMMVLLIGLSNTLVIFIGGRQVINGEIENIGVIVEFLLYVNMLTWPVATVGWVTSIVQQAEASQKRINEFLKEEPQIKNLEPTVSKINGDIQFKDVSFTYEDTNITALKNVSFSVNRGETLAIIGKTGSGKSTILELIGRLYDVQTGEIAIDKKNIRDLNLYSLRNSIGYVPQDAFLFSDSIKNNIRFGKTTATDEEVIEAAKNAAVHKNIKGFTHGYDTVLGERGITLSGGQKQRVSIARAIIHDPQILLFDDCLSAVDTETEEEILNNLFKISKDKTTIIVSHRISSAKNADNIIILEDGEIVQQGSHQKLIEIDGYYKELYAKQLSEKEM
- a CDS encoding Glu/Leu/Phe/Val family dehydrogenase, whose translation is MQVDVLNASELKKAAPVFGQLSFDNHEQVVFCNDKDTGLKAIIGIHNTVLGPALGGTRMWNYSTEWEALNDVLRLSRGMTFKSAITGLNLGGGKAVLIGDAKTQKTPELMRKFGEFVHSLSGKYITAEDVGMDTEDMDTVREVTPYVTGISESKGGAGNPSPITAYGVYMGMKAAAGFKYGSDKLEGKKILVQGIGHVGETLVDYLVKEGAQVFISDINQARLQEVSAQYGASIFVDDVYSADVDIYAPCALGATINDDTINRIKATVIAGAANNQLADELRHGKILQDKGIVYAPDFLINAGGIINVYAELEGYDKKEIIRKTENIYNTTMEILKTASSKDITTHLAALKIAQQRIDDRKSQNLN
- the nusB gene encoding transcription antitermination factor NusB; translated protein: MLTRRHIRVKVMQSLYAFTQSDNQNFNTEEKFLLKSMDEMYDLFLLMLKLITEIKVYSEDYLDKSQRKFLATKEEIDPNRKFINNKVIQILENNINFKEEIENRKLNHWSKDSEYVALLWEEIMNSSAFESYMATRESSFKEDKDFVILLLKEFIAPNDKLYDYIEDTKLTWLDDLPLVNTAILKFLNKLKEGALEETKLPKLFKSPEDKEFGIQLFRKVYLNDDELTNEMEGKTPNWDKERIAEIDTVLIKMAICEFLHFNSIPVKVTINEYLEVAKEYSTPKSSIFVNGVLDKLSKEYQEGKRLNKMGRGLM
- a CDS encoding DUF1573 domain-containing protein, encoding MKKGILLIAAFGAMIFTSCKDDASSKVKAENVETAAERDAEQVYYPEMKFEEEEFDFGNIAKGTNVEHVFKFTNIGKAPLVITNATSTCGCTVPSYPHNESIAPGEQGEMTVLFNGSGQGQVTKTVTVSANTEKGSEQLRIKAFVESDGTNPEG
- the yajC gene encoding preprotein translocase subunit YajC translates to MEQITQFAPIILMFVVVYFFMIRPQMKRAKQEKNFAAALKKGDRVVTKSGMHGKVIDFSEKNNTIIIETGAGKITFDRSSVSMEMSKKMNEPAVIEKK